A genomic stretch from Streptomyces sp. QL37 includes:
- a CDS encoding zinc-ribbon domain-containing protein, translated as MIIFGTKGYLYQLAVLTMVCGWCGNPAAHTLRKRVTKFTLFFVPLFPFSTKYATQCTFCGGERQIPKEQADQLLAQAQGGQDGNPYGSAQQQPGYAPPGGQNPYQR; from the coding sequence ATGATCATTTTCGGTACCAAGGGCTATCTCTACCAGCTGGCGGTCCTGACGATGGTGTGCGGCTGGTGCGGCAATCCAGCGGCGCACACCCTGCGCAAGCGGGTCACCAAGTTCACGCTGTTCTTCGTGCCGCTGTTCCCGTTCTCGACGAAGTACGCGACGCAGTGCACCTTCTGCGGCGGCGAGCGGCAGATACCGAAGGAGCAGGCCGACCAGCTGCTGGCGCAGGCCCAGGGCGGCCAGGACGGCAATCCGTACGGCTCCGCACAGCAGCAGCCCGGCTACGCGCCTCCCGGCGGCCAGAACCCGTACCAGCGCTGA
- a CDS encoding PBS lyase has product MFTGIDEVDWASMEHAYGPADDVPGLLYGLASADPAERESALDGMYGAVHHQGDVYACTLACIPFLFELAVDPGIRDRGGIVELLTSIGGIDLDEDDENELDDDEIEGVANYAMAAAAVAAGSAVFFELVADEDPGVRLAAPLALATLHGRPGRVLALLRERLPVEADDEVRLALVEAAGRLALRHRPLAGRAADWLSRLAAEAYPPGLRLAALAQLARCAPDALPADVVRVVSGLLRELRSRPSRPEPPAAKAPGGDDAGADRATSPTLVGQLRELSAEESSGRSTPWAADLLRTLHVGLDDRVVDRTALLADQLCSPDPWQRIDAVRMSGGLIRAWRGSYEGLVGLVGVQLSDPEPRLAEAASHVLEELFGLAAPAADALAARVAADPGAWVKKWASGPPGLGSAVKALSRLGDARALPALAAALERPEVPHDVGFAIRCLGDAAAPLAGALRRRLGEVGLDEGAYDRASPLLAGLTALRAGEAAPEVLRVLRGAPEYRGEWLRTAALRALRSFGPAAHCAVPELRRLIRRPGTAAATEAAEALWAVTGDADTVLPVLAEGLRAEQVHDCRAAASALGGLGRRAEAVAPRLRGLLAHEELWLRVDAAIALWEVSGRTGESVPVLLSAWEKNRHVRVRVAECLARMGPTGAGSDAAQVLRAELLSVRRHNAMDGGYGSHDTYEDEKLLALCRRALLGDTGKGTTS; this is encoded by the coding sequence GTGTTCACGGGGATCGACGAGGTCGACTGGGCCTCGATGGAGCATGCCTACGGCCCGGCCGACGACGTGCCGGGGCTCCTGTACGGACTCGCCTCCGCCGATCCGGCGGAGCGGGAGAGCGCGCTCGACGGCATGTACGGCGCGGTGCACCACCAGGGCGATGTGTACGCCTGCACGCTCGCGTGCATCCCGTTCCTCTTCGAGCTGGCCGTGGACCCGGGGATACGGGACCGCGGCGGCATCGTCGAGCTGCTCACCAGCATCGGCGGCATCGATCTGGACGAGGACGACGAGAACGAGCTGGACGACGACGAGATCGAGGGCGTGGCGAACTACGCGATGGCCGCGGCCGCCGTGGCCGCCGGATCCGCGGTGTTCTTCGAGCTGGTGGCCGACGAGGACCCGGGCGTGCGGCTCGCCGCACCCCTCGCCCTGGCCACCCTGCACGGCCGGCCGGGCAGGGTGCTCGCGCTGCTGCGGGAGCGGCTGCCGGTGGAGGCGGACGACGAGGTGCGGCTCGCGCTCGTCGAGGCCGCGGGCCGGCTCGCCCTGCGCCACCGGCCGCTGGCGGGACGGGCGGCCGACTGGCTGAGCCGGCTCGCCGCCGAGGCGTATCCGCCCGGGCTGCGGCTCGCGGCCCTCGCCCAGCTGGCCAGATGCGCCCCGGACGCGCTGCCCGCCGATGTCGTACGGGTGGTGTCGGGGCTGCTCCGGGAGCTGCGCTCCCGGCCTTCGCGGCCGGAACCGCCGGCCGCGAAGGCGCCGGGCGGTGACGACGCCGGGGCGGACCGGGCCACCTCACCGACGCTGGTGGGCCAGCTGCGGGAGCTGTCGGCCGAGGAGTCCTCCGGGCGCAGCACTCCGTGGGCCGCCGACCTGCTGCGGACGCTCCACGTCGGCCTGGACGACCGTGTCGTCGACCGCACGGCGCTGCTGGCGGACCAGCTGTGCAGCCCGGACCCCTGGCAGCGCATCGACGCCGTGCGGATGAGCGGTGGGCTGATCCGGGCCTGGCGCGGTTCGTACGAGGGCCTGGTGGGGCTCGTCGGCGTGCAGCTCTCGGATCCGGAGCCCCGGCTCGCCGAGGCCGCCTCGCACGTGCTGGAGGAGCTGTTCGGACTGGCGGCGCCGGCGGCCGACGCCCTCGCCGCGCGGGTGGCGGCGGATCCCGGGGCGTGGGTGAAGAAGTGGGCGAGCGGGCCGCCCGGCCTGGGGTCGGCGGTGAAGGCGCTGTCCCGGCTGGGCGACGCCCGGGCGCTGCCCGCGCTGGCGGCGGCCCTGGAGCGGCCGGAAGTCCCGCACGACGTGGGGTTCGCGATCCGGTGCCTCGGTGACGCGGCGGCCCCCCTCGCGGGGGCGCTGCGGCGCAGGCTGGGCGAGGTCGGCCTGGACGAGGGGGCGTACGACCGGGCGAGCCCGCTGCTCGCCGGGCTGACGGCGCTGCGCGCGGGCGAGGCCGCCCCGGAGGTGCTGCGGGTGCTGCGGGGGGCGCCCGAGTACCGGGGCGAGTGGCTGCGTACGGCGGCTCTGCGGGCGCTGAGGTCGTTCGGGCCGGCGGCCCACTGTGCCGTTCCGGAGCTGCGGCGGCTGATCCGGCGCCCCGGGACCGCGGCGGCGACGGAGGCCGCGGAGGCCCTGTGGGCGGTCACGGGCGACGCGGACACGGTCCTGCCGGTGCTGGCCGAAGGGCTGCGGGCGGAGCAGGTGCACGACTGCCGGGCGGCGGCGAGCGCGCTGGGCGGGCTGGGGAGGCGGGCCGAGGCGGTGGCGCCGAGGCTGCGGGGCCTGCTGGCGCACGAGGAGCTGTGGCTCCGGGTCGACGCCGCGATCGCCCTCTGGGAGGTGTCGGGGCGCACCGGTGAATCCGTGCCGGTGCTCCTCTCGGCGTGGGAGAAGAACCGTCACGTCAGAGTCCGGGTCGCGGAATGTCTGGCGCGGATGGGCCCGACTGGTGCAGGGTCGGACGCGGCACAGGTGCTGCGTGCCGAGCTCCTCTCCGTACGCCGTCACAACGCGATGGACGGCGGATACGGCAGTCACGACACTTATGAGGACGAGAAGCTGCTGGCGCTCTGCCGGCGGGCACTTCTGGGAGACACGGGGAAAGGAACCACATCATGA
- the ligD gene encoding non-homologous end-joining DNA ligase: MTPITEVEGRRLALSNLDKVLYPATGTTKGEVLHYYAATAADAMLPHLRDRPLSFLRYPDGPEGLRFFTKNPPPGTPDWVRTAPVPRSDDPGARQVLAQDLPSLMWAANLVVEFHTHQWRQDAPAVADRMVFDLDPGPPAGVVECCTVALWLRERLAEDGLSSYGKTSGSKGLHLLVPLEPTPSEDVTAYAKRLAVEAQGALPDLAVHRMTRALRPGKVFVDFSQNAAAKTTAAPYTLRAKGSPTVSAPVTWDEIETCGAPGDLLFLAGDMTERLERHGDLLAPLTDPGQARSLPED, translated from the coding sequence ATGACGCCGATCACAGAGGTGGAGGGGCGGCGCCTGGCGCTCAGCAATCTCGACAAGGTGCTGTACCCGGCCACCGGTACGACCAAGGGCGAGGTGCTGCACTACTACGCGGCCACGGCGGCGGACGCGATGCTGCCGCACCTGCGCGACCGTCCGCTGTCCTTCCTCCGGTATCCGGACGGGCCGGAGGGACTGCGTTTCTTCACCAAGAATCCGCCGCCCGGTACGCCCGACTGGGTTCGCACGGCCCCGGTCCCCCGCAGCGACGACCCCGGTGCCCGGCAGGTGCTCGCACAGGACCTTCCGTCGCTGATGTGGGCGGCGAACCTGGTGGTGGAGTTCCACACCCACCAGTGGCGGCAGGACGCCCCGGCCGTGGCCGACCGGATGGTGTTCGACCTGGACCCCGGACCGCCCGCGGGTGTCGTCGAGTGCTGCACGGTCGCCCTCTGGCTGCGGGAGCGGCTGGCCGAGGACGGGCTGTCCTCGTACGGGAAGACCTCCGGCTCGAAGGGGCTGCATCTGCTCGTCCCCCTGGAACCCACCCCGTCCGAGGACGTGACGGCGTACGCGAAGAGACTGGCGGTGGAGGCGCAGGGGGCGCTGCCCGACCTGGCCGTGCACCGGATGACGCGCGCGTTGCGTCCGGGGAAGGTGTTCGTGGATTTCAGCCAGAACGCCGCCGCGAAGACCACCGCGGCGCCCTACACCCTGCGGGCGAAGGGCAGCCCGACCGTGTCCGCACCCGTCACCTGGGACGAGATCGAGACCTGCGGGGCGCCGGGCGATCTCCTCTTCCTCGCCGGCGACATGACCGAGCGGTTGGAAAGGCACGGGGACCTGCTCGCTCCGCTCACCGATCCCGGGCAGGCCCGGTCCCTGCCGGAGGATTGA
- a CDS encoding Ku protein: MRSIWNGSISFGLVSIPVKLMNATENHAISFRQIHVEDGGRIRYRKVCELDEEEVPASETVKAYEDADGTVIPVTDEDLASLPLPTAKTIEIEGFVPSSAIDPLQLDSAYYLSANGVPAAKPYALLREALRRSGKVAVAKYALRGRERLGMLRVSGDVIAMHGLLWPDEIRAPEGVAPEAGVKVRDAELDLADALMNTLGDADMDTLHDDYREAVEELVAAKAAGEPVAEEAAEEPEGKVIDLMAALESSVRAAKESHGEDGGEVADVHHIGSGRGGGAKKTGASSKRAPSKKAAPRKAAAKKAAGKKAAGKSTAAEKTATKKTAAGKTADKPAAKKSAAKKSAAKKSAAKKASPGTRKRTSA; the protein is encoded by the coding sequence GTGAGGTCCATCTGGAACGGCTCCATCTCGTTCGGTCTGGTCAGCATCCCGGTCAAGCTCATGAACGCCACGGAGAACCACGCGATCTCCTTCCGGCAGATCCACGTCGAGGACGGGGGCCGGATCCGCTACCGCAAGGTCTGCGAGCTGGACGAGGAGGAGGTACCGGCCTCCGAGACCGTCAAGGCGTACGAGGACGCCGACGGCACGGTGATCCCCGTGACCGACGAGGACCTGGCCTCGCTCCCGCTCCCCACGGCCAAGACGATCGAGATCGAGGGCTTCGTGCCGTCCTCGGCCATCGACCCTCTCCAGCTGGACTCGGCCTACTACCTCTCGGCCAACGGTGTCCCCGCCGCCAAGCCGTACGCCCTGCTGCGCGAGGCCCTCAGGCGCAGCGGCAAGGTCGCCGTCGCGAAGTACGCCCTGCGCGGGCGGGAGCGGCTCGGCATGCTGCGGGTCTCCGGCGACGTGATCGCGATGCACGGCCTGCTGTGGCCGGACGAGATCCGCGCGCCGGAAGGCGTGGCCCCGGAGGCCGGCGTCAAGGTGCGCGACGCGGAGCTGGACCTGGCGGACGCGCTGATGAACACCCTCGGCGACGCCGACATGGACACGCTCCACGACGACTACCGCGAGGCGGTCGAGGAACTGGTCGCGGCGAAGGCGGCCGGCGAGCCCGTGGCGGAGGAGGCGGCGGAGGAGCCCGAGGGCAAGGTGATCGACCTGATGGCGGCGCTGGAGAGCAGCGTGCGGGCGGCGAAGGAGTCCCACGGGGAGGACGGCGGTGAGGTCGCGGACGTCCACCACATCGGCTCCGGCCGGGGCGGCGGGGCGAAGAAGACCGGGGCGTCCTCGAAACGGGCCCCTTCGAAGAAGGCGGCACCGAGGAAGGCGGCAGCGAAGAAGGCGGCGGGGAAGAAGGCGGCGGGGAAGAGTACGGCCGCTGAGAAGACCGCCACGAAGAAGACGGCCGCCGGGAAGACCGCGGACAAGCCGGCCGCCAAGAAGTCCGCGGCGAAGAAGTCCGCGGCGAAGAAGTCCGCGGCGAAGAAGGCGTCCCCCGGCACGCGGAAGCGCACCTCGGCCTGA
- the glyA gene encoding serine hydroxymethyltransferase, giving the protein MAVLPSDARRPAPTRPALAAADPELAALVDAEERLQADTLRLIPSENYVSAAVLEASGTVLQNKYSEGYPGKRYYEGQQVIDQVETLAVERARSLFGMDHANVQPYSGSPANLAVYLAFLEPGDTVLGMSLPMGGHLTHGWGVSATGTWFRGVRYGVRRDTGRIDLDEVRDLARAERPKLIFCGGTAVPRVIDFAGFAEIAREVGAVLVADVAHVAGLIAGGAHPSPAPYADVVSTTTHKTLRGPRGAMLLTRAEHAKAVDRAVFPGLQGGPHNQTTAAIAVALKEAAGADFAAYAHQVVANARALGEELAARGFDLVSGGTDNHLLLADLTGKGVSGKTAAKALDRAGIVVNYNTVPYDPRKPFDPSGIRIGTPALTSRSIPASEMGAVAQWIDLVVDAARTGDETTVSKVREEVRTMMEAYPAPGLPLA; this is encoded by the coding sequence GTGGCCGTACTGCCGTCCGATGCACGCCGTCCCGCTCCGACCCGCCCCGCCCTGGCGGCGGCCGATCCGGAACTCGCCGCCCTGGTGGACGCCGAGGAGCGGCTCCAGGCGGACACCCTGCGCCTGATCCCCAGCGAGAACTACGTGTCGGCCGCCGTGCTGGAGGCCTCCGGCACCGTCCTGCAGAACAAGTACTCCGAGGGCTACCCGGGCAAGCGGTACTACGAGGGCCAGCAGGTCATCGACCAGGTGGAGACCCTCGCCGTCGAGCGGGCCAGGTCGCTGTTCGGGATGGACCACGCCAACGTCCAGCCCTACTCCGGCTCCCCGGCCAACCTCGCCGTCTACCTGGCGTTCCTGGAGCCCGGCGACACCGTCCTCGGGATGTCGCTGCCGATGGGCGGCCACCTCACCCACGGCTGGGGCGTCTCGGCCACCGGCACGTGGTTCCGGGGCGTGCGCTACGGGGTGCGGCGCGACACCGGTCGCATCGATCTGGACGAGGTGCGCGACCTGGCACGTGCCGAACGGCCCAAGCTGATCTTCTGCGGCGGCACCGCCGTGCCCCGGGTGATCGACTTCGCCGGCTTCGCGGAGATCGCCCGGGAGGTCGGCGCGGTGCTGGTCGCCGACGTCGCCCATGTCGCGGGCCTGATCGCCGGAGGCGCGCACCCCTCGCCCGCCCCGTACGCCGATGTGGTGTCGACGACCACCCACAAGACCCTCCGCGGGCCGCGCGGGGCGATGCTGCTGACCCGGGCCGAGCACGCCAAGGCAGTCGACCGCGCCGTCTTCCCCGGCCTCCAGGGCGGCCCGCACAACCAGACGACCGCCGCCATCGCCGTCGCCCTGAAGGAGGCGGCCGGGGCGGACTTCGCGGCCTACGCCCACCAGGTCGTCGCCAACGCCCGTGCGCTGGGCGAGGAACTCGCGGCACGCGGCTTCGACCTCGTCTCCGGCGGTACGGACAACCACCTGCTGCTGGCCGACCTCACGGGCAAGGGCGTCTCCGGGAAGACCGCGGCCAAGGCGCTCGACCGGGCGGGGATCGTCGTCAACTACAACACCGTTCCGTACGACCCCCGTAAGCCCTTCGACCCGTCCGGCATCCGTATCGGCACACCCGCCCTGACGTCCCGGTCCATCCCCGCCTCCGAGATGGGAGCGGTCGCGCAGTGGATCGATCTTGTGGTCGATGCCGCTCGTACAGGTGATGAAACGACAGTTTCCAAGGTCAGGGAGGAAGTCAGGACCATGATGGAGGCCTATCCGGCGCCGGGTCTCCCCCTGGCCTGA
- a CDS encoding nuclease-related domain-containing protein has translation MQDLKVTSWQLFGHDRLYVNLPDGTAIGWADRGSGTITVLHPRYRDAVTDALARQVPDLPALVGEEVAAGPHTPPVPPPVPRIPPMRGMRKRGAAQEAPPVRGPAPTAEPRRAAVPEAAPAPGVAPVPEAVPAADVAPVSEAVPAADVAHVPEAVPAPETAPVPEAVAGPTPVPERRRRPAVLPALTPATDLASRRPGTGLREQLGESGTGALVRAATGALRRHKDPDPRRGALAGERRVGAELKRLTRHGWRVLHSVPLPDGTEIGHLLIGPGGVFAVSTDHRPGASVRIGDGTLRIDDGAPQPYELDGGPGARRARAALEAYCAFDVPVQTVLVFTGVTALEVASAPAGIRVFRERQVSVLAPLTGAFTPTQVERVYDVARNGEAWLDA, from the coding sequence ATGCAGGATCTCAAGGTCACGTCATGGCAGCTCTTCGGGCACGACCGGCTCTACGTGAACCTGCCGGACGGCACCGCGATCGGATGGGCGGACCGGGGCAGCGGCACGATCACCGTCCTCCACCCGCGTTACCGCGACGCCGTGACCGACGCGCTCGCGCGCCAGGTCCCGGACCTGCCGGCCCTCGTCGGCGAGGAGGTCGCGGCCGGACCGCATACCCCGCCCGTGCCGCCTCCGGTCCCGCGGATCCCGCCCATGCGGGGGATGCGGAAGAGGGGGGCCGCGCAGGAGGCGCCGCCCGTGCGGGGGCCGGCGCCGACGGCGGAGCCGAGGAGGGCGGCGGTGCCGGAGGCGGCGCCCGCGCCGGGGGTGGCACCCGTGCCGGAAGCGGTGCCTGCGGCGGATGTGGCACCCGTGTCGGAAGCGGTGCCTGCGGCGGATGTGGCGCACGTGCCCGAGGCGGTGCCCGCCCCGGAGACGGCGCCCGTGCCCGAGGCGGTGGCCGGTCCGACACCGGTGCCGGAGCGGCGCCGGAGGCCGGCCGTCCTCCCCGCGCTGACACCCGCGACCGACCTCGCGTCCAGGCGGCCGGGCACCGGACTCCGCGAGCAGCTCGGCGAATCCGGGACCGGCGCGCTCGTCCGGGCAGCCACCGGCGCGCTGCGGCGGCACAAGGACCCGGACCCGCGGCGCGGAGCCCTCGCGGGGGAGCGGCGGGTCGGGGCCGAGCTCAAGCGGCTGACCCGGCACGGCTGGAGGGTCCTGCACTCCGTGCCCCTGCCGGACGGCACGGAGATCGGCCACCTGCTCATCGGGCCCGGCGGCGTGTTCGCGGTGAGCACCGACCACCGTCCCGGGGCATCGGTACGGATCGGGGACGGCACCCTGCGGATCGACGACGGCGCCCCGCAGCCCTACGAGCTCGACGGCGGGCCGGGCGCCCGGCGGGCCCGGGCCGCGCTGGAGGCGTACTGCGCCTTCGACGTGCCCGTACAGACCGTGCTCGTGTTCACCGGCGTCACGGCGCTGGAGGTGGCCTCCGCCCCGGCCGGTATCCGCGTCTTCCGGGAGCGCCAGGTGTCCGTCCTCGCCCCGCTGACGGGCGCGTTCACCCCCACCCAGGTGGAGAGGGTCTACGACGTCGCGCGGAACGGGGAGGCCTGGCTGGACGCGTGA